From the genome of Haloarchaeobius salinus, one region includes:
- a CDS encoding DUF5805 domain-containing protein, whose protein sequence is MSEDETARTAVRTYVPTYQKQQWAEEADALDMSHSEFVRTMVQAGRRSFDLDESPDSDDSGDTNESIADDTDGAELADRVLTILDDRDDPQTWDDLVAAVTNDVEERLDEALGDLQEAGELRYSGRDGGYVPTGDR, encoded by the coding sequence ATGAGCGAGGACGAGACGGCTCGCACCGCAGTCCGGACCTACGTTCCGACCTACCAGAAGCAACAGTGGGCCGAGGAGGCCGACGCGCTGGACATGAGCCACAGCGAGTTCGTCCGGACGATGGTCCAGGCCGGCCGCCGGTCGTTCGACCTCGACGAGTCACCCGATAGCGACGACAGCGGGGACACGAACGAGTCGATAGCGGACGACACCGACGGGGCCGAGCTGGCCGACCGGGTGCTGACCATCCTAGACGACCGCGACGACCCCCAGACGTGGGACGACCTCGTCGCCGCAGTGACCAACGACGTCGAGGAACGACTGGACGAGGCGCTGGGAGACCTCCAGGAGGCGGGGGAGCTCCGGTACAGCGGCCGTGACGGTGGCTACGTTCCAACTGGTGACCGATGA